The Mycoplasmopsis equigenitalium genome contains a region encoding:
- a CDS encoding MurR/RpiR family transcriptional regulator: MENFNIKNTYLMKLNYLRKNASTTNMHIANELLKLVKNQAKINKTKELAAQLNVSTAAISKFVRKCEFNNFNEFCFVHNQSILNDDDKTIYSELIKKSAELIGKSHKIMFIGVSGSYINNLDFAHKLQRLNKCVLTPESKYDQIGLSRLLTNEDLLIVNSLSLQHTWILDVIANTKAKVILSSSFVPEHMGIKDKIDVFNLVENIKDFKGGLRLYTTDSLLKVASFYIKIFEYLIKDESNLHYLQLSSYN, translated from the coding sequence ATGGAAAATTTTAATATCAAGAACACTTACTTAATGAAGCTTAATTACTTACGAAAAAATGCTTCAACAACTAATATGCATATTGCTAATGAATTACTAAAATTAGTAAAAAATCAAGCAAAAATCAATAAAACTAAAGAATTAGCCGCACAATTAAATGTCTCAACAGCAGCAATTTCTAAGTTTGTTAGAAAATGCGAATTCAATAACTTTAATGAATTTTGTTTTGTTCATAATCAGTCAATCTTGAACGATGATGATAAAACAATCTATAGTGAATTGATTAAAAAATCTGCTGAATTAATTGGCAAGTCACATAAAATTATGTTTATTGGCGTTTCTGGTTCGTACATTAATAATTTAGACTTCGCTCATAAATTACAAAGACTAAATAAATGCGTCTTGACACCGGAAAGCAAATACGATCAAATTGGATTGAGTCGGCTTTTAACAAATGAAGATTTATTAATTGTCAATTCACTTTCTTTGCAACATACTTGAATTCTTGATGTAATCGCCAATACTAAAGCCAAAGTCATTTTATCAAGTAGCTTTGTTCCTGAACATATGGGAATCAAAGATAAGATTGATGTCTTCAATTTGGTTGAAAACATTAAAGACTTTAAAGGCGGACTTAGACTTTATACTACTGATTCATTACTTAAAGTAGCGTCATTTTATATTAAGATTTTCGAATACTTAATTAAAGATGAAAGTAATTTACATTACTTACAATTATCTTCATACAACTAG
- a CDS encoding PTS lactose/cellobiose transporter subunit IIA: MNKTKIEQAAFEIISFAGAAKALFSEAIDLISQNNLKTAKDKIKEGKLELAKVHKAHFELISFESQGNQLEFSLLLVHAEDQFMSAENAMFLAEKLLILPHKNS; this comes from the coding sequence ATGAATAAAACAAAAATTGAACAAGCAGCCTTTGAAATTATTTCCTTTGCTGGCGCTGCAAAAGCCTTATTTTCTGAAGCAATCGATTTAATTTCACAAAACAATTTAAAAACAGCAAAAGATAAAATTAAAGAAGGAAAACTTGAGCTTGCAAAAGTTCATAAGGCTCACTTTGAATTAATTTCATTTGAATCACAAGGTAATCAACTCGAATTTAGTTTATTACTTGTACATGCTGAAGATCAATTTATGTCAGCAGAAAACGCAATGTTTTTAGCGGAAAAATTATTGATTTTACCGCACAAAAATTCTTAA
- a CDS encoding N-acetylmuramic acid 6-phosphate etherase, whose amino-acid sequence MSENTIDELETEKRNVRTKNLSSSSALEIVEMINNEDRMVADAVLAKKHNIARVIDIAYDCLKNKKGRIIYLGAGTSGRIGILDATEIWPTFGVKNKVIGLIAGGKKALFEAVEKAEDNTEFAIEDLKKVNLNANDIVIGITASGRTPYVLSGLKFAKSINAKTALICNSSQKQKHDFIDEIICITTGAEAIAGSTRMKAGTSQKMVCNMISSAVMTKLGYVESNYMINLIPTNYKLEQRCKNIIKTLTHAPNEQIETYFNLTKNVKMTLLMIQYNISKEKAEKIYKELYE is encoded by the coding sequence ATGAGTGAAAATACAATTGATGAATTAGAAACAGAAAAAAGAAACGTTCGTACGAAAAATTTATCGTCAAGTTCAGCATTAGAAATTGTTGAAATGATTAATAATGAAGATCGAATGGTTGCTGATGCGGTCCTTGCTAAAAAGCATAATATTGCCCGCGTCATCGATATTGCGTACGATTGTTTAAAAAATAAAAAAGGAAGAATTATTTATTTAGGCGCTGGTACCAGTGGCCGAATTGGGATTCTTGATGCAACTGAAATTTGACCAACATTTGGTGTAAAAAATAAGGTGATTGGTTTAATTGCCGGTGGTAAGAAAGCACTATTTGAAGCAGTTGAAAAAGCTGAGGATAATACCGAATTCGCGATTGAAGACTTGAAAAAAGTAAACTTAAATGCCAATGATATTGTTATTGGTATTACCGCTTCGGGTCGCACCCCTTATGTTCTTAGTGGGTTAAAATTTGCTAAATCAATTAATGCTAAAACGGCTTTAATTTGTAATTCGAGCCAAAAACAAAAACATGATTTTATTGACGAAATAATCTGTATAACTACCGGTGCCGAGGCTATTGCTGGTTCAACAAGAATGAAGGCAGGTACTAGTCAAAAAATGGTATGTAATATGATTTCTAGTGCTGTTATGACGAAATTAGGATATGTGGAAAGTAATTATATGATTAATCTTATTCCGACTAATTACAAATTAGAGCAACGCTGCAAAAATATTATTAAAACCCTTACTCATGCCCCAAACGAGCAAATTGAAACATATTTCAATTTAACAAAAAACGTCAAAATGACGCTATTAATGATTCAATACAATATTTCAAAAGAAAAAGCCGAAAAAATATATAAGGAGCTCTATGAATAA